GCACACGGCAGCCTGCCCGACACCGACGAGAAACTCGCCGACCTCATCGGCGCGTTCGCCTGCGTCCTGATGCGCGACGCGCTGCTCATCACCCCAGGCAACCATGCCCGCGCCGCCGAAGAGCTGTGGCTCACCCTGTGGAAGCTCGCCCCGGAACCCATGTCGGACCGGCTCGCCGCGGTCCTGATGACCCACGCCTGCCACCGCGGCCACGGCGCCCTCGCCCTGGTCGCCGCCGACGCGGCCGGCCGCAGCGAACGGCTGGTCACGCTCCTGCTGTGCGCGGTCCAGCAAGGCGTCGCCTTCACCCGCATCAAGGACATGCTCCACCGCGCCGTCTCCGCGACCCGCGCCACCTTCGGCCACACCCACTGACCAAGCCCGGCACCACACACCTCTCCCCGGAAGGAGCAGCATGACCAGCGTGGACGACGCGCGCACCGCACGCGCATACCTGTCCCGCGTCGCCGGACCCGGCGCACCCGCGCTCAGCGCCTTCGTCGCCCAGCACGGGCCCGTCACGGCCGCCGGAGCCATACGCAGCCGGGACTGCCCGCTGGAGGTCCTGCAGGAAACGACCACCCAGCCGCAGCTCGACGACGTCGACCTGGACGCGGCCGCCGAAGCCGGGATACGGCTGATCACCCCCGAAGACGACGAATGGCCGGCAGCGGCGCTGCACCATGTGACCACCGCCTTCCCCGCCGAGAGCGACTTCACCCCACCGATCGCGCTGTGGGCACGCGGCAGCGGCGACCTCAATCACCTCACCGCCGCGGCGATCACGATCACCGGCAGCCGAGCCGCCACCGCCTACGGCGAACACGTCGCCGGCGAACTCGCCCAGGACCTCGGATACCACGGCCACACCGTGATCTCCGGCGGCGCCTACGGCGTCGATGCCGCCGCCCACCGCGGCGCGCTCTCCGCGGGCACCCCCACCGTCGCGGTCCTGGCCTGCGGGGTCGACGTCGGCTACCCAGCAGGCAACGTCACCCTGCTGGGCCGCGTCGCCCACCGCGGCGGACTCGTGATCAGCGAATACCCGCCAGGCACACCGCCGGCGCGGCACCGCTTCCTGACCCGAAACCGGCTTCTGGCCGCCTTCGCCGCCGGCGTCGTCGTGGTCGAGGCAGGACCGCGCAGCGGCGTCCGCACCACGGCGCTGCTCGCCGGGGGACTGGGCAAGGCCGTCATGGCCGTGCCCGGACCGGTCACCTCGGCGACGTCGATCGTCTGCCACGACCTCATCCGGCACGGCGGCGCCACCCTCGTCACCGGCAGCGGCGACGTCCTCGACGTGCTGCGGCAGGCCCGGACACGGGAGCACCAGCCGTGAAGCGCAAGAAGGCCCACGACACCCCGCACGGGCCGGTCGACCCGGACTACGTCCTGGACCGGTTCCGTTTCCACCTCGGCGTGTACCACCATTCCAGCGCCGACTGCGAGGTCACCGACTGCGACTACTGCACCTGGGACGACCAGCTCTCCTGGTGGCAGCTCGTGCACTTCGGTGGCCTGCTCGACTGGTGGATGACCGCCGGCCGCAAACCGCCGCGGGACTGGCGGCGCCGCCTCCGACGCAGGCGACGGCACGCCACCCGCCGCCCGTAGCTCAGGCGCCCCGGCCCTCACCGGCCGGTGCGCCCTCCACCCTCGGTGAAACCGGGGAAGCAGGCGTCGCGGGCCGCCCGACGACCGGACGAGCCGTCTCCGCGGCCAATTGCCGAAGCCGTTGCAGCTCCTTCACCTCCGCCTGGCACAACTCCGCCACCCGGTCGTAGGACAAGCGAAGCTGCCCGATCAGCCGGTCCACCGCGCCGCCCATCGCGACCTCGGCCGCGCGCTCCGCGTCCCGGGCCGCCGCCCGATCCACCAGCGCGACCTGGAAATCGGTCGCGAACTCCACCTCCAGCTCGTCCCTGCGGCGGCGCTCGGCATCCAGCTCCACCTTCCGCTGCAACGTCTGCCGCCGGATCGCTTCCCGCTTCCGCGGTGATGAACGAGTGCCCATGAGCAGGCACCCCAACAGAGAAACCCCAACCGGGCAAGAAAGGAAACAAATGACCGCACAACCCACCGCCGAACAGCTACGCGCCGAACTCGCCCAGCTCCAGCAGGAACACGAGGCCTTCCGGCAGCTCGCCCGCGACCGCGCGATCAAGGGCTTCCACGACGGACAGTGGAACGCCGAAGCGCTCAACGACACCCTCACCGACCTCGGCCTGCAGCCCTACGAACCGCAACTCGTCTCCCGCTTCGACGTCAACTTCGGGTTCCAGGTCGAAGCCCGCACCGGCGACGAGCACGACGACCACCAGCTCGTCCGCCGGCTGCGCGACAAGGACGTGGCCGACGCGATGCGAGCCGCCCTGTCCACGGCGATCGCCGAGCACCTCCCCGGCACCCCGCTCACCGTCACCGAGCAGGAAACCCACCCCTACATCGGCTACGCCACCGTGAGGTGGGTCTGACATGGTGACCACCGCCGAGAGCCTGCGCGCCCGCGCCGCCGACTGCCTCCACCGTGCCCGCACCGCGAACCCTGCACGGGCGGAGCAACTCCGCGCCTGTGCGAGGAACTTCAGCCGCCGGGCTCTGGCCCTGCACCTGTTCGAACACGGCAAGCAGGTCGGCCCCGCCAACGTCACCCAGGCCACCTTCCGCGACTACCTCCGCACCCAGCGCGCCTGAGCACCCCCACCTCAGGCAGACAAGGACCCCGCATGAGCTCACCACAGGCAGCCCCCGCCGACACCGACGCCGACCTCCGCGCCGAGGTCGAGGCCCTGCGCCGAACCCACACGCAGTTTCGGGACGACGTCCGCAAGGCGGTCCTGCGCCAGTACCAGGACGGAGTCTGGTGCCTGCCTGGCAGCCAGGAGGCCCTCCGGGACCTCGGACTGCCGTTGATCGGCATGCGCTATGAGGGCCTCGCCACCATCCGCGTGCGCATCACGGAGGTGCGCGACGCCGCGGACCGCGCCGAAGCCGTCGACCGGGTGATCGCCGCGCTCCACGCCGCGACGGACGACGACCGCGTCGCCTTCGAGACCGAGAACGTGACGGTCTCACTCGAGACCGACGTCGACATCGAATCCTGACCCCCGGAAGGACAACTTCGTGAACGGACAAGCCCCGGAGCCGATCCCGGTGTGGGTGGTGCCCAACCCGGACTTGCGAGGCGCGCTCCAGGAACTCCTCCACGTCTTCGACCACGACCTACCGGCGTCCCGCATCGCGCCGCAGCTCACGTGCTGGGAGGCGAGCGCGTTCGCCGAGTTGCTGCACACCGCCGGCGCACCCCAGGCCGCCGAGCGGTGGCTGCAGTACCACGCGATGGACGACGCCCCCGGCGATCTCCACTACGACTTCGGCGGCCCGCCGGACAGCCCGCGCAAGGAACCCCGATGGATGGTCGTCGCGCGGTTCCTGCGCGCCCGACGCCGGGCCGTTGAGCGCCACGTCGCACAGACCTTTCGCACCCTGGTCTGAGCGGGGGAGGTGTCAGAGGCCAGCTGGCCGAGCCGAGGCGCGGCGCTACCGAGCGGCGTCGCAGCCCGCTCACCCCTGGCCGGGGTCTCATCCTGACCGGAACCCCGGCCAGGGCCCAGCTCGCGATCCCACCCCACTGCCCACCGGCGTGACGGCCCCCTCCGTCAGGTCCAGCAGCAGACGGGGAGGGGCGCGAACCGAGCGGATGCCGGCTCCCGACCGGCATCCGCTCACGCCTGGCCGGGCGCACCTTCCCCGGCGCCCGGCCAGGTCCCCAACGAAGAATGGGTGCGCCCGGACAAGCCGGACGCACCCACCGCGTGGGCACGGAAGCCCCGAAGGCTTACCCGAAGGCCCGCCAAGACCGCACCCACGCACGCGCCCTCGCCGGGCTTCACGGGGCCCCTGGGCGCCCCGCGAGTTTAGCTCAGGCGATTTCTGACGGCAGAGACCCTGCTGGGGGAAGTGCAGTTGAGGAGGGGGTCGCAGCCGCGGCTCACCAGCCTCCCTCGCTCTTCATCGTCTTATGCCGTCCAGGTCGCGTCAAGGGCGGCCCGGAAACAATTTTTCTCGCAAGCTCCAAAAATTCTTCCCGGGCCTAACCCTTGACTCGACCAGTGCGGCACAAGGATGGGCGGGGACGAGGGAATGGGTGCGGAAAAGGGAGGAAAAGAATGTAGGGGTGCCGCTTTTTTCCGGTGCGGCCAGCCTGAACCGGTGGCAACAACCTGTCAGAACTCGGAAAAAATCCACCGTGTCGCTCGGTCAAATAGCATTGCGGCCACGTCCGGCGTGGTAGTGTGAGAGGTGAAAGAAAGAAATCCTGAGACCGCCAAGCTTGGGAATTCGCCAAATACACGGAATGGGTTTTCATGTCTGATTTCATGTCCCTGTTGCAGGAAATCGCCAACCTGGTCGCTGTCGGCACCCCGTCCACTCTCCGCGAGGCCAAGGCCCTTGCCGCAGAGTTGCTCGACACCGCCGAGATCGCCGACCTTGCCGCGCTGCACGCCTGCACCGAAACCCTTGCCACACACCGCCACGCCGACGCCGTGGCCATGCTGGGCGTCCAGTGGCAGGCCCGCCCCCAACATCGCGACCTGATCACCTTCTGCGTCGCCGAGTCGGGGGAGGAGCACTACGACCCCGCCCGCCTCCCCGCCCCCACCTACACCGACCGAGTCGAGCACCAGTTCGCGCGCATGGCCGCCCAGCAGGAGCGCGGGCAACTCGCCACCCTCGACAGCTGGCAAGCCGAGCTGCGAAAGCTCGACCGCATCCGCCCCGAGATCCCCGAACCGGCCGATGTCCACGGCGACACCGCGCAGACCCGGTACGACTTCGACCACGCGCGCCCCTACCGCGACGACACACCCCGCGACCTCCGCGACGCCCCGACCCGCGACATGCAGCGCGCCACCGCCGCCGTCGCGATCATCACCGCCCCTCACCTCCGCCGCCCGGCAGACCCGCGCCGCGTCGAACCCCGCGTGGTTACCGACTACATTGCCAGCGGACACACGTGGTTCCCCCTCGACGAACGCATTCCCCGTGAACTCGACCAGGCCGACGGCTACACCATCGACTACGAGGCCCACGCCGAACCACCCCTCAACGGCACGCCGTGCGTTGCCTGCCTGCTCGAACGCACTGCCCGCGACCGCGTGGCCGCCCAGGACCCGGCCCGCCACGACGACGGACTGTGCACCGAATGCCGCGACCGAGGCCGTCCCGGCATCACGCCTGCCGACGTCGCACACGCCCGAGACACCATCCGACGCCAGATGCCCGCGCACGCCAATCGCCGCGCCGCCGACCTGATCGCCCCGTGCGCCGCCCTCGCCGGGCACCAACCCCGGGGAATAGTCATCACCTGGACCCGCGCCTACTGGCGCGCACACCCCGAGCACCGACCGTTCATCGCCGCATGGGCCGCCGCCCAATTCGGTCCAGCCCGCAGGCCGCAGACACGACAGGTAACCCGCGCGGCATTCACCCGGACCCGCCCGGAACTCGTCACCGCCGGAGCAGCCTGACACCACCGTCGCGGGTCCCCGAGCCACGGCTCGGGGGCCCGCGACCCGCACCGTCCGGGCGTACCCAGGCCCCACCATCACCCTGCAGCAGCGCGTTTCCGCAGCTCGTAGGCACCTTTTGCATGGCAGCGGCAGTCCGAACTGCCGAAATGTCATGCGCGAACGGCCCGGTTCGTAGCATCGAAGACCTGGGGGGAGGAGGATTCGCGTGGCTTCCCGGTGACGATGACGCCTCGCGTGCTGCACGCAGGTGACGGCTACACGTACCTCACTCGCACCGTCGCGAGCGGCGACGTGCACCGCGAGCGCGGCAGTTCCCTGAGCGATGTCTACGCGGTCACCGGTGACCCGCCTGGCGTGTGGGTCGGCAGTGGCTGTGCCGATCTCGGCGTCTCGGGTGAGGTTACCGAGGAGCAGATGCTGGCGTTGTTCGGCGAAGGGCTGCGCCCGGACGCCGACGCGTTCATCGCCGACCGGATCGCCGAAGGCGCGTCGATCGATGACGCGATCAAGGCAGCACGGTTGGGACGCCGGATGCCGGAGTACAAGAACGACGTCCCGCTGACCGGAGCTCTCCGCGCCGCGGTGGCGAAGTTCACGCAGGAGCATCAACGGCGCCCGACCGTGGCCGAGCGGCACCGGATCAAGTTCGAGGTCGGCCGGCGACTGCTCGAGGAGAAGCTGGGCCACCCGGTCACCACCGAGCGAAAGATCCGCCAGTTCCTGCAGGACGAGCTGGGCCGGGCGCGGCAACCGGTGTCGGGCTTCGACCTCGTGTTCGCGCCGGTGAAGTCGGTGTCATTGTTGTGGGCGCTGGGTGGGCGGCGGATCCGGGAAGAGGTCGAGCGGGCGCACCTGGACGCGTGGCAGGCGGCGCTGGCCTACGCCGAGCAGGAGGCCGCGTTTGCGCGGGTGGGGGCGGGCGGAGCCGCGCAGATCGAGACGTCGGGCTTCGTGGCGACGGCGTTCGACCATCGCGAGTCGCGGGCAGGCGACCCGCACCTGCACACCCACGTGGCGGTCGCGAACCGGGTGCTGGCCGCCGATGGGAAGTGGCGCACGCTCGACGGCCAGCAGTTGTTCAGGGTGGCCGTGTCGGCGTCGGAGATGTACAACGCGACGCTGGAGCAGTTGCTCACCGAACGACTGGGCGTGCAGTGGGCGCCGCGCGCGATGGGGCGGGGCAGGCAGCCTGTGCGGGAGGTCGCCGGCATGCCCCGCGAATGGATCGCCGGCTTCTCCCGGCGGCGCGCGCAGGTGGAGGCGGGCTACGACCGGCTGGTTGCCGAGTACGTCGCCGCGCACGGCCGAACACCGCCGCGGTCGGTGCAGATCCGGCTCGCGCAGCAGGCCCAGCTGGGGAACGACCGACCGGCGAAGGCGAAGCCGGAGCCGCTGGGTGAGGCGGTCACGAGGTGGCGCGTGGCTGCCGCGGAGATGACGCCGCAGCTGTCGGTTGAGGAGCGGGTCAGCGCGTGCGCCCCGGGCCCCGCTGCCGTCCCCCAGGAATCGTTGGTGGACCTCGCCGAGCTGGGTGCGGCCGTGATCGCATCGGTGTCGGATAAGCGCGCGACCTGGACGATCTACCACGTGCGAGCGGAGGCCTTGCGCAAGCTCGCCAAGGTGCCGTTCGAGTCGATGCGGGAGCGGCGCCGCGCCCTCGACACCGTCGTGGGTTATGCGATGCAACGGCATTCGGTGCAGCTGGATCTGTTCCCGCACCTGACCCCGGCGCTGCTGCAGCGAAGCGACGGCGAGCCGGTCTTCCACCGCCGAGGCTCGACCCGTTACACGAGCGAGGAGATCCTCGCGTGCGAGGACCGGCTGCTGGCAGCGGCCGGGATCAGGCGCGGGCCGGTGGTCGGTGACCGAGTCCGGCGTCGGGTGGTGCGCGAGTTCGAACGGTCGCGCAGGATCAGTCTCAATCCCGGGCAGCAGGCGCTGGTGGAGCACTTCGTGTCCAGCGGCACGGCGCTCGCAGTGGGGATCGGGCCGCCCGGTGCAGGCAAGTCCACAGTGATGCGCGTCGTGCGAGCCGCGTGGGAGACCACGGGTGGCCGGGTGATCGGGCTGGCGCCGTCGGCGGCCGCCGCGTCGGTGCTGCACGACGAGCTCAACGCCGGCGATCCGCAGGTGCCGGGCCGGCGACCCGCTGCACGTGCGGACACCCTGCACTCGTTGACGACCCGCTACGCCGAGGGACTGGACCTCGACGTCCGTCCGGGCGACATGCTGCTCGTGGACGAGGCCGGGATGGCCGGGACACGGACTCTGGACACGGTCCGTCGAATCGCGGAGGAACGCGGTGCGGTGCTGCGCCTGGTGGGCGATCATCGGCAACTGACCGCGGTGGAAGCCGGTGGCGCGCTGCGGCTGTTGTTCCACGATGCCGGCGGCGTCGAGCTGGACGAAGTGCGCCGGTTCGCCGATCCCGAGGAAGCCCGCGCGGTGCTGCGGTTCCGGGTCGGTGACCCAGCCGCGATCGGGTTCTACGAGACGCACGAACGTCTGGCCGGCGGTACTCGTGCGGCCGTGCTCGACCAGCTCTACCGCGATTGGCAAGCCGACGTGGCGTCCGGCGCGACGAGCATCATGATGTCGGATTCGAGGGACGTCGCCCGTGAGTTGTCCGCTCGCGCGCAGGCCGACGGGCGGACCCGGGGCGAGGTGGCGGAGACCGGGGTGCGTCTGGTCGACGACACAGTGGCCGGTGTGGGCGATCGGGTCGTCACCCGTGCCAACCGGCGCCGGTTCACGGTCAGCGGCGGGCGCGACTTCGTCAAGAACGGTGATCTGTGGACCGTGCGTGCCGTGCACGACGACCGCAGTCTGACTGTGCGGCATGTGCGCCACGGGGGCGAGGTCACGCTGCCGGCCGACTACGTCGCCGAATACGTGGAGCTCGGGTATGCCGCGACGGTGCACCGCTCCCAAGGCCTGACCGTCGACGTCGCCCGCTCGTTCCTGAGCCTGTCGGCGGTGCGGGAGGCCGCGCTGGTCGCGCTGTCACGCGGCATCCACGGCAACTACGCCTACCTCGATGTGGAGGAGATACAGGAGGTCGACGAACCGGAGGTGCTGCCGGGCGAGTTGTTCTACCGGCATCGCGA
The window above is part of the Amycolatopsis thermoflava N1165 genome. Proteins encoded here:
- the dprA gene encoding DNA-processing protein DprA — protein: MTSVDDARTARAYLSRVAGPGAPALSAFVAQHGPVTAAGAIRSRDCPLEVLQETTTQPQLDDVDLDAAAEAGIRLITPEDDEWPAAALHHVTTAFPAESDFTPPIALWARGSGDLNHLTAAAITITGSRAATAYGEHVAGELAQDLGYHGHTVISGGAYGVDAAAHRGALSAGTPTVAVLACGVDVGYPAGNVTLLGRVAHRGGLVISEYPPGTPPARHRFLTRNRLLAAFAAGVVVVEAGPRSGVRTTALLAGGLGKAVMAVPGPVTSATSIVCHDLIRHGGATLVTGSGDVLDVLRQARTREHQP
- the mobF gene encoding MobF family relaxase; translation: MLHAGDGYTYLTRTVASGDVHRERGSSLSDVYAVTGDPPGVWVGSGCADLGVSGEVTEEQMLALFGEGLRPDADAFIADRIAEGASIDDAIKAARLGRRMPEYKNDVPLTGALRAAVAKFTQEHQRRPTVAERHRIKFEVGRRLLEEKLGHPVTTERKIRQFLQDELGRARQPVSGFDLVFAPVKSVSLLWALGGRRIREEVERAHLDAWQAALAYAEQEAAFARVGAGGAAQIETSGFVATAFDHRESRAGDPHLHTHVAVANRVLAADGKWRTLDGQQLFRVAVSASEMYNATLEQLLTERLGVQWAPRAMGRGRQPVREVAGMPREWIAGFSRRRAQVEAGYDRLVAEYVAAHGRTPPRSVQIRLAQQAQLGNDRPAKAKPEPLGEAVTRWRVAAAEMTPQLSVEERVSACAPGPAAVPQESLVDLAELGAAVIASVSDKRATWTIYHVRAEALRKLAKVPFESMRERRRALDTVVGYAMQRHSVQLDLFPHLTPALLQRSDGEPVFHRRGSTRYTSEEILACEDRLLAAAGIRRGPVVGDRVRRRVVREFERSRRISLNPGQQALVEHFVSSGTALAVGIGPPGAGKSTVMRVVRAAWETTGGRVIGLAPSAAAASVLHDELNAGDPQVPGRRPAARADTLHSLTTRYAEGLDLDVRPGDMLLVDEAGMAGTRTLDTVRRIAEERGAVLRLVGDHRQLTAVEAGGALRLLFHDAGGVELDEVRRFADPEEARAVLRFRVGDPAAIGFYETHERLAGGTRAAVLDQLYRDWQADVASGATSIMMSDSRDVARELSARAQADGRTRGEVAETGVRLVDDTVAGVGDRVVTRANRRRFTVSGGRDFVKNGDLWTVRAVHDDRSLTVRHVRHGGEVTLPADYVAEYVELGYAATVHRSQGLTVDVARSFLSLSAVREAALVALSRGIHGNYAYLDVEEIQEVDEPEVLPGELFYRHRETELAAKGLARILRREGAERAATEELRDAQEAPFRLDNAIPRYEHALVVWRGENAAAEAEEWVREAMPDHAEDILADEAWPALQNVLHAASAGGADPAELLRETAEQRELKSAESVAKVMHYRVCEAMPPLDPGPDHPPLLPGWVPAPPPLDDPRHDVEPDVLELAEWLHERARDIAARVSELGERVAEDQPRWAARLGDPPGDPVERATWIEVAGQVAAYRERWGFGDEVDTLVPRDDGGAQRQAREWVTRYVDSHADVAAARVEDPERVGRVRAKVEALTSRLATIRRGVSSVEPEVAPERDPRGAEPEP